One window of the Chlamydiales bacterium STE3 genome contains the following:
- a CDS encoding hypothetical protein (Product derived from UniProtKB/Trembl:Q6MD48): MRKLFFYLLMLLLSSCGPSSLEDYKDLGRRKTQKLLEELQKIQNRDQLLDAEKELLTHYEEIAELMQAVAKFHKQHPKDPLPPLTFQDHELSDKLRLEILRISRFDGGREIIDKICSKASNRN; the protein is encoded by the coding sequence ATGAGAAAGCTTTTTTTTTACCTATTGATGCTGCTTCTTTCTTCCTGTGGTCCCTCTTCGCTAGAAGATTATAAGGATTTAGGAAGGAGAAAGACACAAAAGCTTCTTGAGGAATTACAGAAAATCCAAAATAGAGATCAATTGCTGGATGCTGAAAAAGAGCTGCTTACACATTATGAAGAAATTGCTGAACTAATGCAAGCTGTGGCGAAATTTCATAAACAGCATCCAAAAGATCCTCTTCCCCCTCTCACTTTTCAAGACCACGAGTTAAGTGATAAATTGCGTCTTGAAATTCTACGCATTTCACGTTTTGACGGTGGTAGAGAAATAATAGATAAAATATGCAGTAAAGCATCAAATAGAAATTAA
- a CDS encoding Uncharacterized protein (Product derived from UniProtKB/Trembl:D1R743) has translation MKETFFLQKDNLFAIPILHYNMETAVEVCRAFKKIQPTCIAVELAETMEPQLLRAASRLPDLSIIAAEKRNHQSIYYLAEPCDASFEGLRLALDHQIPAHCIDLDIDYYPDLDEVLPDPYSLFKIGLKEYYNLYYESIKRQKKQRTISDRNREIYMAKRLKELCLMHEKVLFIGGMFHIESIFQYMDQSAFPQLKHASRDEVLIATLTQASSREVMQEWGWISKSYEEARQDFFSSSTNDFILDRQKLLFQLLKQATPNYQTNTGNAFFGYQLRNTMKFARNYALVTSRLLPDFFQLLSAAKGCVDHNFAYEVWNLATEYPYLKNIEGLDELPLTIEELWGNSKKIQFHLRQPSRKKMLASFQKRDKSTIKLYPPGPFTICSYQPEDLIVERFGDFLKKKGTQLLTEEAAKTGPFSSSIEDGIDTRETIRHWAEKKLYVKINGKPPGAVGSVVVIFNEDSPKENEPYAEKYPWYTTWIGEHTQESDMAFYATSMLDKVIGPGISRCEYGGFMMSYPPRRLRDVWSDSDYRDCRTKAEVLLVAAIDYAVKPLVVYVASHPPRSLIKSFARRFGKKIVYIPIGQLSPVTLNKLRVFHVLDGKERRDIAGEYIF, from the coding sequence ATGAAAGAAACGTTTTTTCTTCAAAAAGACAACCTTTTTGCTATCCCTATTCTCCACTACAATATGGAGACTGCTGTAGAGGTATGCAGAGCTTTTAAAAAAATTCAACCTACTTGCATTGCGGTAGAGCTTGCAGAAACCATGGAGCCTCAGCTCCTCCGCGCAGCTTCACGATTACCTGACTTAAGCATTATTGCCGCGGAAAAAAGAAATCATCAGTCAATTTACTATCTTGCAGAGCCTTGTGATGCAAGTTTTGAAGGTTTACGACTTGCTCTCGATCATCAAATTCCAGCCCACTGTATCGATTTAGACATCGACTACTATCCCGACTTAGATGAAGTTCTCCCCGACCCCTACTCTTTATTCAAAATTGGCCTGAAGGAATACTACAATCTCTACTACGAGAGCATCAAACGACAAAAGAAGCAAAGAACGATTTCCGACCGCAACCGCGAAATCTATATGGCCAAAAGATTAAAAGAACTGTGTTTGATGCATGAAAAAGTTCTTTTTATAGGTGGGATGTTTCATATCGAAAGCATTTTTCAGTACATGGATCAGAGTGCTTTTCCTCAATTGAAACATGCGTCAAGAGATGAAGTTTTGATTGCAACCCTTACACAGGCTTCCTCAAGAGAGGTCATGCAAGAATGGGGCTGGATTTCTAAATCGTATGAAGAAGCGAGGCAAGATTTCTTTAGCAGTTCTACGAATGATTTTATATTGGATCGACAAAAACTCCTCTTTCAGTTACTTAAGCAAGCCACCCCGAATTATCAAACAAACACAGGCAATGCGTTTTTCGGATACCAATTGCGCAACACCATGAAGTTTGCTCGCAACTATGCTCTGGTAACTTCTCGGCTTTTACCTGATTTTTTTCAACTTTTAAGTGCTGCAAAAGGCTGTGTAGATCATAATTTTGCCTACGAGGTTTGGAATCTTGCCACCGAATATCCTTATCTAAAAAATATCGAAGGGTTGGATGAGCTCCCCCTAACGATCGAGGAACTATGGGGAAATAGCAAAAAAATTCAGTTCCATCTTAGACAACCTAGCCGTAAAAAAATGCTAGCTAGTTTCCAAAAACGCGATAAATCCACGATCAAACTCTACCCTCCTGGCCCTTTTACGATTTGCTCTTATCAACCAGAAGACTTAATCGTTGAACGATTTGGTGACTTTTTAAAGAAAAAGGGAACACAGCTTTTGACAGAGGAAGCTGCAAAAACAGGCCCCTTTAGCTCCAGCATCGAAGATGGAATTGACACAAGAGAAACAATCCGGCATTGGGCGGAAAAGAAACTTTACGTTAAAATCAACGGGAAGCCTCCGGGCGCTGTTGGGTCTGTTGTGGTAATTTTTAACGAAGATTCTCCAAAGGAAAATGAACCCTACGCTGAGAAATATCCTTGGTATACAACTTGGATTGGAGAACACACCCAAGAATCAGACATGGCCTTTTATGCAACTTCTATGCTTGATAAAGTCATAGGCCCAGGAATAAGTCGGTGTGAATACGGTGGATTTATGATGTCTTATCCACCTCGTCGCCTACGCGATGTTTGGTCGGACTCAGATTATAGAGATTGTCGAACAAAAGCAGAGGTTTTACTGGTCGCTGCTATCGACTACGCTGTCAAACCTTTAGTTGTTTATGTCGCAAGCCATCCCCCTCGCAGTTTAATCAAAAGCTTTGCTAGAAGGTTCGGGAAAAAAATCGTCTATATTCCTATAGGACAACTCTCTCCCGTCACTTTAAATAAACTGCGAGTCTTTCATGTCCTTGACGGTAAGGAGCGAAGAGATATTGCTGGGGAATACATCTTCTAA
- a CDS encoding hypothetical protein (Product derived from UniProtKB/Trembl:Q6MCW4), producing the protein MDLKKQLNPQNHENSMNCLPSEHESRIILQGIEIALGFPDEFQFEWIGQQDVLDQLLAAWLVIDPNDIPLNPRLIGKPGVGKTTLAYAAAKKLNKPVYIYQCTMDTRPEDLLISPVVDRHGGIRYVASALVTAMIKGGVCILDEANRMSEKSWASLAALLDTRRYVESIVAGLKVSAHPDFRICVTMNDDASTFEIPEYIHSRLQPQIYLDFPEADEEKRILKENLPFADDYIVDYVIDFLQRSHSNNESYTVRDGINIARYAAKRISSLKGGRSNIDNLLRESILMTLGDEALSYIL; encoded by the coding sequence ATGGATCTCAAAAAGCAGCTAAACCCCCAAAACCACGAGAATAGCATGAATTGCCTTCCAAGCGAGCACGAAAGTCGCATCATTCTGCAAGGAATAGAAATTGCCTTGGGATTTCCTGATGAATTCCAATTTGAATGGATTGGGCAACAAGATGTTCTAGATCAGCTTTTGGCAGCCTGGCTTGTGATTGACCCAAATGACATTCCTTTAAATCCTAGACTCATTGGCAAACCAGGTGTTGGTAAAACAACGCTTGCTTATGCAGCCGCAAAAAAACTCAATAAGCCTGTCTATATATACCAATGCACGATGGATACAAGACCTGAAGACTTACTGATTTCTCCAGTCGTCGATAGGCATGGAGGCATTCGCTATGTGGCTTCCGCCCTTGTTACTGCAATGATAAAAGGCGGGGTTTGTATCCTCGATGAAGCAAATCGTATGAGTGAAAAATCTTGGGCTTCACTTGCTGCGCTTTTAGACACAAGGCGCTATGTGGAATCTATTGTAGCAGGACTTAAAGTAAGCGCTCATCCAGATTTTCGCATTTGCGTGACAATGAATGACGATGCTTCGACTTTCGAAATTCCTGAATACATCCATAGCCGCTTACAACCACAAATTTACCTCGATTTTCCAGAAGCTGACGAGGAAAAGCGCATTCTTAAAGAAAATCTTCCTTTTGCCGATGATTACATTGTCGACTATGTCATCGATTTTCTTCAGCGATCCCATAGCAATAATGAGAGCTATACTGTTAGAGATGGAATTAACATTGCGCGGTATGCAGCAAAACGCATTTCCAGTCTTAAAGGAGGAAGATCCAACATTGATAATCTATTGCGAGAATCCATTCTAATGACACTTGGTGATGAAGCGCTCAGCTATATCCTATGA
- a CDS encoding tRNA 2-thiocytidine biosynthesis protein TtcA (Product derived from UniProtKB/Swiss-Prot:B0U453;Gene name derived from UniProtKB/Swiss-Prot:B0U453) — MEIPIASPPWTGLGKRLESTFRKALFDFKMLEGVQKIAVALSGGKDSLALLFLLNAISGKGFQKLEISAIHVDGEFSCGAGVNGHFLKNICDRLQVNYITCTSTQKLETLECYSCSRERRSLIFEAAKKVGAETIAFGHHRDDSAQTLLMNLLNKGEFEGNLPKIKMHHYGITIIRPLIYISETDIKEFSKQYGFARITCRCPVGQNSMRRQVDKLLQEIEMLYPNARENIAQAGLLYGSQKAAKPPKPRE, encoded by the coding sequence ATGGAAATACCAATTGCATCCCCTCCTTGGACAGGACTTGGAAAAAGACTTGAGAGCACTTTTCGAAAAGCTCTTTTCGACTTCAAAATGCTCGAAGGAGTCCAGAAAATCGCTGTTGCCTTAAGTGGTGGCAAAGACAGCCTTGCCCTACTTTTTTTGCTAAATGCCATCTCCGGAAAAGGTTTTCAGAAACTTGAAATTAGCGCTATCCATGTTGACGGAGAATTCTCCTGTGGAGCGGGTGTGAATGGCCATTTTCTTAAAAACATCTGTGATCGCTTACAAGTCAACTACATCACCTGCACCTCTACACAGAAGCTAGAAACATTAGAATGTTACAGCTGCTCAAGAGAGCGGCGCTCCTTAATCTTTGAGGCGGCTAAAAAAGTAGGGGCAGAAACCATCGCCTTTGGCCACCACCGAGATGACAGCGCACAAACACTGCTCATGAACCTTTTAAATAAAGGCGAATTTGAAGGGAATCTTCCAAAAATAAAAATGCACCATTATGGGATCACAATTATTCGCCCCTTAATTTACATTTCAGAGACTGACATAAAAGAATTTTCAAAACAGTATGGCTTTGCCCGTATCACCTGTCGCTGCCCTGTTGGACAAAATTCTATGCGCAGACAGGTGGATAAGCTTCTTCAAGAAATCGAAATGCTGTATCCTAACGCTCGCGAAAACATTGCGCAAGCAGGTCTTCTTTATGGATCTCAAAAAGCAGCTAAACCCCCAAAACCACGAGAATAG
- a CDS encoding hypothetical protein (Product derived from UniProtKB/Trembl:X0Z6J4): MEFHRAKIIKCEPHDNYKLWILFDDGIEGEVDLKNLVGKGVFSSWNSIDYFKSVYIDKKTDTVAWGEDLDLDPYVLRDQIILNKKQKNFS; the protein is encoded by the coding sequence ATGGAATTCCATAGAGCAAAAATTATTAAATGTGAGCCCCATGACAACTATAAGTTATGGATTCTCTTTGATGATGGTATCGAAGGTGAGGTTGATTTAAAAAATCTTGTAGGGAAAGGAGTTTTTTCTTCCTGGAATTCGATCGATTACTTTAAGTCTGTATATATTGATAAAAAAACCGATACTGTAGCCTGGGGTGAAGATCTTGATTTAGATCCTTATGTCCTGCGAGATCAAATTATTTTAAATAAAAAGCAAAAAAACTTTTCGTAA
- a CDS encoding Uncharacterized protein (Product derived from UniProtKB/Trembl:W9VEK2), whose protein sequence is MPTISEFFGILILMYFNDHAPPHFHARYAEHEALIRIDPLGILQGHLPPKALSLVIEWAALHQQELIKDWKLAEKLQKLEKIAPLE, encoded by the coding sequence ATGCCTACGATTTCTGAGTTTTTTGGAATATTGATCCTGATGTATTTCAACGATCATGCACCACCACACTTTCATGCTAGATACGCTGAACATGAAGCATTAATACGAATTGATCCCCTAGGAATATTACAAGGTCATCTACCACCAAAAGCATTAAGTCTTGTTATAGAATGGGCTGCATTACATCAACAAGAGTTAATAAAGGATTGGAAACTTGCAGAAAAACTGCAAAAATTAGAAAAAATAGCCCCTCTTGAATGA